Proteins encoded together in one Halomicrobium urmianum window:
- a CDS encoding mannonate dehydratase: MAQEQTSVSERDSLPLRTGLRTRTLSDDRLAFCRQVGVEDVFLDHRDPRGDVFEDEGSHDDETLVIDEGVVPSVSELVQARRRAEDAGLRLMGIQSLSYNVYGKIMLGKEGQDRQLETIKELIRNVGQADIPILGYQWNPRGVVPMRTSQSVRLRGDARGRAFDIDDIDEPYEQAPEVKRKYTEQELWDNYERFLEEVLPVAEEAGVRLALHPADPPTVEQLGGIPRLFRNVEAFERAMELVPSDNHGLKLCLGCFSEMPETDVTDVIERFGESDDIVFVHFRDVIGTWPSFTETFVDDEGSNFDPLAAIEALQDVGFDGVVVPDHVPDVVGDTEWGHRSRAHAVSYLNGLMACSRRHRDGD; the protein is encoded by the coding sequence ATGGCCCAGGAACAGACGTCTGTCTCCGAACGGGACTCGCTCCCGCTCCGAACCGGCCTCAGAACTAGGACGCTCTCCGACGATCGGCTCGCCTTCTGCCGGCAGGTCGGCGTCGAGGACGTCTTCCTCGATCACCGCGATCCGCGCGGGGACGTCTTCGAGGATGAGGGCAGCCACGACGACGAGACGCTCGTGATCGACGAGGGCGTGGTTCCCTCGGTCTCCGAACTGGTCCAGGCCCGCCGCCGCGCGGAGGACGCCGGGCTGCGGCTGATGGGCATCCAGTCGCTGAGCTACAACGTCTACGGCAAGATCATGCTCGGCAAGGAAGGCCAGGACCGACAGCTCGAGACGATCAAAGAGCTGATCCGCAACGTCGGGCAGGCCGACATTCCCATCCTCGGGTACCAGTGGAACCCCCGCGGGGTCGTCCCGATGCGGACCTCCCAGTCCGTGCGGCTGCGCGGCGACGCGCGCGGCCGCGCGTTCGACATCGACGACATCGACGAGCCCTACGAGCAGGCCCCCGAAGTCAAGCGCAAGTACACCGAGCAAGAGCTGTGGGACAACTACGAGCGCTTCCTCGAGGAGGTCCTCCCCGTCGCCGAAGAGGCCGGCGTCCGGCTGGCGCTGCACCCGGCCGATCCGCCGACGGTCGAACAGCTCGGCGGGATCCCCCGACTGTTCCGCAACGTCGAGGCCTTCGAGCGGGCGATGGAGCTCGTCCCCAGCGACAACCACGGCCTCAAGCTCTGTCTCGGGTGCTTCTCGGAGATGCCCGAGACCGACGTCACGGACGTGATCGAACGCTTCGGCGAGAGCGACGACATCGTCTTCGTCCACTTCCGCGACGTCATCGGGACGTGGCCGAGTTTCACGGAGACGTTCGTCGACGACGAGGGGAGCAACTTCGATCCCCTGGCGGCGATCGAAGCCCTGCAGGACGTCGGCTTCGACGGCGTCGTGGTCCCCGACCACGTCCCGGACGTCGTCGGCGACACCGAGTGGGGCCACCGGTCGCGGGCGCACGCCGTCTCCTACCTCAACGGCCTCATGGCGTGCTCTCGTCGCCACCGGGACGGAGACTGA
- a CDS encoding IclR family transcriptional regulator has translation MPANDTRTVGSVQRTCRIIEILQAKGETRITDLSEEVEFSKSTVHGHLATLVNEGLVVKDDHTYRLSLQFLDIAESLKNRIADHNIVRERVRELAEETGEVVHFGVEENGRVVYLAKSKGNAAVRTESKIGKQMPMHSTSLGKAILAEFPRDRVECIVQQQELAKRTKNTLTNLESLHEDLDTIEERGYSIDDEENIPGVRCIGIAVTVPEADVLGALSISGPSQRITDDRIENELHEQLAQAANVIEVNSMYS, from the coding sequence ATGCCAGCGAACGACACACGAACGGTCGGATCAGTACAGCGGACCTGTCGAATCATCGAAATCCTTCAGGCGAAGGGAGAGACGAGAATCACCGATCTGTCAGAAGAAGTCGAGTTCTCGAAGAGCACCGTCCACGGGCACCTCGCGACGCTCGTCAACGAGGGGCTGGTCGTCAAAGACGACCACACGTACCGTCTCAGCCTCCAGTTTCTGGATATCGCCGAATCACTCAAGAACCGGATAGCCGATCATAACATCGTCAGAGAGCGGGTTCGGGAACTCGCCGAAGAGACCGGCGAAGTCGTCCACTTCGGCGTGGAGGAGAACGGTCGCGTCGTGTACCTGGCCAAGTCCAAGGGGAATGCCGCTGTCCGGACCGAATCCAAAATCGGTAAACAGATGCCAATGCACTCGACCTCCCTCGGGAAGGCGATTCTTGCCGAGTTTCCTCGCGACAGGGTCGAATGTATCGTCCAGCAACAAGAGCTCGCCAAGCGGACGAAGAACACGCTCACGAACCTCGAATCGCTCCACGAGGATCTCGACACGATCGAAGAACGGGGCTATTCGATCGACGACGAGGAGAACATCCCCGGCGTCCGATGTATCGGGATCGCCGTCACTGTTCCCGAAGCAGACGTACTGGGCGCGCTCAGCATCTCTGGCCCGTCACAGAGGATAACAGACGACCGGATCGAGAACGAACTCCACGAACAACTCGCGCAGGCCGCAAACGTCATTGAGGTTAACTCGATGTATTCGTAG